From a single Solanum dulcamara chromosome 4, daSolDulc1.2, whole genome shotgun sequence genomic region:
- the LOC129887577 gene encoding probable methyltransferase PMT5 isoform X1: protein MRSPLFTKLSILFGRRLPVNWLLLCLLSVFVLIAFLESSFSSTFDSVAYSAKPDIYTSYRKLKTQVRSDYLELKSLSVGASWIKDIGFCGKERENYVSCYNVSANSLAGLKDGEEFDRHCELSHGQPHCLVRPPKDYKIPLNWPAGRDIIWSGNVRLTKDQFLSSGSMTKRLMLLEENQIAFHSDDGMMVDSVKDHSHLIAEMIGLGSDAEFLQAGVRTVLDIGCGFGSFGAHLHSLKLMALCVAAYESSGSQVQFALERGLPAVIGNFVSKQLPFPSLSYDMVHCAQCGIIWDSKDGLFLIEIDRVLKPGGYFILTSPTTRQQQDSSTSAKKGSMSTPLEEFTKKLCWSLLGQQEETFIWQKTVNSQCYSSQFSIPICKGEDMQLYYQPLAHCISGTSSNRWVPIHDRSGPLNSTDIKINGVDPDDFFEDSGFWRSALRNYWSLLSPLIFSDHPKRPGEEDPSPPYNMVRNVMDMNAHYGGLNAAMLEASKSVWVMNVVPLGARNTLPLILDRGLAGILHNWCEPFPTYPRTYDLLHANGLLSHIASQDCSMLELLLEMDRILRPEGWIILSDTLVPIEKARVLATQIRWEARVIDLQNGSDQRLLVCQKPFTRK from the exons ATGAGAAGCCCTTTGTTTACTAAACTATCAATACTGTTCGGCCGTAGACTGCCAGTAAACTGGTTACTCTTGTGCCTGCTCAGTGTATTTGTGCTAATAGCATTCTTAGAATCATCTTTTTCTAGTACCTTTGACTCTGTGGCCTATTCTGCAAAGCCTGATATCTATACGAGTTATAGAAAGTTAAAGACGCAAGTGCGAAGCGATTATTTAGAGCTAAAGAGCCTTTCTGTAGGAGCCAGTTGGATAAAGGACATTGGTTTCTGTgggaaagaaagagagaactATGTATCTTGTTATAATGTATCTGCAAATTCGCTAGCTGGGTTGAAAGATGGGGAGGAGTTTGATCGACACTGTGAGTTATCACACGGACAACCACATTGTTTGGTTCGTCCTCCGAAGGACTATAAGATTCCTCTGAATTGGCCAGCAGGTAGGGATATCATATGGAGTGGAAATGTGAGGCTAACCAAAGATCAGTTCCTTTCTTCTGGAAGCATGACAAAAAG aCTAATGTTACTGGAAGAGAACCAAATTGCTTTTCACTCAGATGATGGAATGATGGTTGATAGTGTCAAAGATCACTCTCACCTTATTGCTGAGATGATTGGGCTCGGAAGTGATGCAGAATTTCTTCAAGCTGGT GTCCGCACTGTACTAGATATTGGTTGCGGATTTGGTAGCTTTGGTGCTCACCTACATTCGCTGAAGTTGATGGCTCTTTGTGTGGCAGCATATGAGTCATCTGGTAGCCAAGTTCAGTTTGCACTTGAGAGAGGACTTCCGGCAGTCATAGGCAACTTTGTTTCGAAACAGCTTCCATTTCCGTCGTTGTCTTATGATATGGTTCATTGTGCTCAGTGTGGAATCATTTGGGACAGCAAAG atggACTATTTTTAATTGAAATTGACCGTGTACTCAAGCCTGgaggttattttattttaacctCACCCACAACCCGGCAGCAGCAGGATAGTTCTACAAGTGCAAAGAAGGGAAGCATGTCTACTCCTTTGGAAGAGTTCACTAAAAAACTTTGTTGGTCTCTTTTGGGACAGCAGGAAGAGACTTTCATCTGGCAGAAGACAGTAAATTCTCAATGCTATAG CTCACAGTTTAGTATACCCATTTGTAAAGGAGAGGACATGCAACTGTACTACCAACCACTTGCACACTGTATTTCTGGGACAAGCAGTAACCGGTGGGTTCCGATTCACGACAGATCTGGTCCTCTGAACTCAACTGATATTAAAATTAATG GAGTCGATCCTGATGATTTCTTTGAGGATTCAGGATTCTGGAGGTCAGCATTGAGAAATTATTGGTCTTTGCTGTCGCCCTTGATTTTCTCTGACCATCCAAAGAGGCCGGGTGAAGAAGATCCATCGCCTCCATACAATATGGTGAGGAATGTCATGGACATGAATGCACATTATGGGGGCTTAAATGCTGCAATGTTGGAGGCAAGTAAATCAGTGTGGGTGATGAATGTTGTGCCTCTTGGGGCGCGTAATACGCTTCCTCTCATACTTGATCGAGGTTTAGCCGGTATTCTGCATAACTG GTGTGAACCGTTTCCTACATATCCACGAACATATGATCTGCTCCATGCTAATGGGCTCCTTTCACACATTGCTTCACAAGATTGCAGTATGCTTGAACTACTACTTGAGATGGATCGTATTCTGAGACCCGAG GGTTGGATTATTCTTTCTGATACATTGGTTCCTATAGAGAAAGCACGCGTGTTAGCCACACAAATCCGGTGGGAAGCTAGGGTGATTGACCTCCAGAATGGAAGTGACCAGCGGCTTCTTGTATGCCAAAAACCATTCACCAGAAAGTGA
- the LOC129887577 gene encoding probable methyltransferase PMT5 isoform X2: MRSPLFTKLSILFGRRLPVNWLLLCLLSVFVLIAFLESSFSSTFDSVAYSAKPDIYTSYRKLKTQVRSDYLELKSLSVGASWIKDIGFCGKERENYVSCYNVSANSLAGLKDGEEFDRHCELSHGQPHCLVRPPKDYKIPLNWPAGRDIIWSGNVRLTKDQFLSSGSMTKRLMLLEENQIAFHSDDGMMVDSVKDHSHLIAEMIGLGSDAEFLQAGVRTVLDIGCGFGSFGAHLHSLKLMALCVAAYESSGSQVQFALERGLPAVIGNFVSKQLPFPSLSYDMVHCAQCGIIWDSKDGLFLIEIDRVLKPGGYFILTSPTTRQQQDSSTSAKKGSMSTPLEEFTKKLCWSLLGQQEETFIWQKTVNSQCYSSQFSIPICKGEDMQLYYQPLAHCISGTSSNRWVPIHDRSGPLNSTDIKINGFWRSALRNYWSLLSPLIFSDHPKRPGEEDPSPPYNMVRNVMDMNAHYGGLNAAMLEASKSVWVMNVVPLGARNTLPLILDRGLAGILHNWCEPFPTYPRTYDLLHANGLLSHIASQDCSMLELLLEMDRILRPEGWIILSDTLVPIEKARVLATQIRWEARVIDLQNGSDQRLLVCQKPFTRK; this comes from the exons ATGAGAAGCCCTTTGTTTACTAAACTATCAATACTGTTCGGCCGTAGACTGCCAGTAAACTGGTTACTCTTGTGCCTGCTCAGTGTATTTGTGCTAATAGCATTCTTAGAATCATCTTTTTCTAGTACCTTTGACTCTGTGGCCTATTCTGCAAAGCCTGATATCTATACGAGTTATAGAAAGTTAAAGACGCAAGTGCGAAGCGATTATTTAGAGCTAAAGAGCCTTTCTGTAGGAGCCAGTTGGATAAAGGACATTGGTTTCTGTgggaaagaaagagagaactATGTATCTTGTTATAATGTATCTGCAAATTCGCTAGCTGGGTTGAAAGATGGGGAGGAGTTTGATCGACACTGTGAGTTATCACACGGACAACCACATTGTTTGGTTCGTCCTCCGAAGGACTATAAGATTCCTCTGAATTGGCCAGCAGGTAGGGATATCATATGGAGTGGAAATGTGAGGCTAACCAAAGATCAGTTCCTTTCTTCTGGAAGCATGACAAAAAG aCTAATGTTACTGGAAGAGAACCAAATTGCTTTTCACTCAGATGATGGAATGATGGTTGATAGTGTCAAAGATCACTCTCACCTTATTGCTGAGATGATTGGGCTCGGAAGTGATGCAGAATTTCTTCAAGCTGGT GTCCGCACTGTACTAGATATTGGTTGCGGATTTGGTAGCTTTGGTGCTCACCTACATTCGCTGAAGTTGATGGCTCTTTGTGTGGCAGCATATGAGTCATCTGGTAGCCAAGTTCAGTTTGCACTTGAGAGAGGACTTCCGGCAGTCATAGGCAACTTTGTTTCGAAACAGCTTCCATTTCCGTCGTTGTCTTATGATATGGTTCATTGTGCTCAGTGTGGAATCATTTGGGACAGCAAAG atggACTATTTTTAATTGAAATTGACCGTGTACTCAAGCCTGgaggttattttattttaacctCACCCACAACCCGGCAGCAGCAGGATAGTTCTACAAGTGCAAAGAAGGGAAGCATGTCTACTCCTTTGGAAGAGTTCACTAAAAAACTTTGTTGGTCTCTTTTGGGACAGCAGGAAGAGACTTTCATCTGGCAGAAGACAGTAAATTCTCAATGCTATAG CTCACAGTTTAGTATACCCATTTGTAAAGGAGAGGACATGCAACTGTACTACCAACCACTTGCACACTGTATTTCTGGGACAAGCAGTAACCGGTGGGTTCCGATTCACGACAGATCTGGTCCTCTGAACTCAACTGATATTAAAATTAATG GATTCTGGAGGTCAGCATTGAGAAATTATTGGTCTTTGCTGTCGCCCTTGATTTTCTCTGACCATCCAAAGAGGCCGGGTGAAGAAGATCCATCGCCTCCATACAATATGGTGAGGAATGTCATGGACATGAATGCACATTATGGGGGCTTAAATGCTGCAATGTTGGAGGCAAGTAAATCAGTGTGGGTGATGAATGTTGTGCCTCTTGGGGCGCGTAATACGCTTCCTCTCATACTTGATCGAGGTTTAGCCGGTATTCTGCATAACTG GTGTGAACCGTTTCCTACATATCCACGAACATATGATCTGCTCCATGCTAATGGGCTCCTTTCACACATTGCTTCACAAGATTGCAGTATGCTTGAACTACTACTTGAGATGGATCGTATTCTGAGACCCGAG GGTTGGATTATTCTTTCTGATACATTGGTTCCTATAGAGAAAGCACGCGTGTTAGCCACACAAATCCGGTGGGAAGCTAGGGTGATTGACCTCCAGAATGGAAGTGACCAGCGGCTTCTTGTATGCCAAAAACCATTCACCAGAAAGTGA